In Drosophila subpulchrella strain 33 F10 #4 breed RU33 chromosome 3R, RU_Dsub_v1.1 Primary Assembly, whole genome shotgun sequence, the following are encoded in one genomic region:
- the LOC119545644 gene encoding uncharacterized protein LOC119545644 produces MEDSGIDSEDRQSNIYEDGAAGLLKTASGAPKHMSDLEFEVAFRGAGKVYAPTTIEIDEEEEATGGGRGHEPPNTCRILQRKLELKVERARRNYTQFQEEQATKTQSSTLIPINRLPIPGEPEHKPLVDYKSESSDEAEEISFFPAQLKRSKRRQQNHELTDTFSIQEMTIDSDLESDDSAGTQNLELLLPSMKTTILDKFKGCFGCWRRR; encoded by the exons atggagGATAGCGGCATCGACAGCGAGGACAGGCAATCCAACATATACGAGGATGGTGCAGCGGGACTGCTG AAAACGGCCAGCGGAGCCCCCAAACATATGTCGGATCTGGAGTTTGAGGTGGCTTTCAGGGGTGCCGGCAAGGTTTATGCCCCCACGACCATAGAAATCGATGAAGAGGAGGAAGCTACCGGAGGTGGTCGAGGCCATGAGCCACCCAACACCTGCCGCATACTGCAGCGCAAACTGGAGCTGAAGGTCGAGCGTGCCCGGCGGAATTACACCCAGTTTCAGGAGGAGCAG GCCACAAAGACGCAGTCGTCCACTCTGATACCGATCAATCGACTTCCCATTCCTGGCGAACCCGAACACAAGCCCCTGGTGGACTACAAATCCGAGAGCAGTGACGAGGCCGAGGAGATCTCCTTCTTTCCGGCCCAACTGAAGCGGTCCAAGCGCCGCCAACAGAACCACGAACTGACTGATACCTTCAGCATACAGGAAATGACCATTGACTCGGATCTGGAGTCGGACGACAGTGCTGGCACCCAGAATCTCGAGCTCCTGCTGCCCTCCATGAAGACGACCATTTTGGATAAGTTCAAGGGCTGCTTCGGATGCTGGCGGCGAAGGTAA